A part of Denitratisoma oestradiolicum genomic DNA contains:
- a CDS encoding S26 family signal peptidase has product MLIRLYDLIGRWFPFVLWAMAAQMAFGRAYLVGLNLTESLPGIVFLVERGVMPERGDLVAFKWEANWPYPHGSIFLKRLIGLPGATVTTHGREFFVDGTSVGRAKGKARTGETLEIGPIGTIPNGFYYVAGSHPDSLDSRYQITGWIARERIIGKAHRIF; this is encoded by the coding sequence ATGTTGATCCGCCTCTACGACTTGATCGGCCGCTGGTTCCCATTCGTCCTTTGGGCGATGGCAGCCCAGATGGCATTTGGCCGCGCCTATCTTGTCGGCCTGAATCTCACCGAGAGTCTTCCCGGCATCGTCTTCCTTGTCGAGCGGGGTGTCATGCCAGAACGGGGAGACCTGGTTGCCTTCAAATGGGAGGCGAACTGGCCCTATCCGCACGGAAGCATTTTTCTCAAGAGGCTGATCGGGTTACCCGGGGCAACGGTGACAACCCATGGGCGAGAGTTCTTCGTCGACGGAACATCGGTTGGCCGGGCGAAGGGAAAGGCCAGGACAGGAGAGACTCTGGAAATCGGCCCGATTGGAACCATTCCGAACGGCTTCTACTACGTTGCGGGATCCCACCCCGATAGCCTGGATTCGCGCTACCAGATCACCGGCTGGATCGCGCGAGAACGGATCATCGGGAAAGCGCACCGGATCTTTTGA
- a CDS encoding heavy metal-binding domain-containing protein: MTIAAATQTSSLLGALPLFALLLAGIALLRWNRKSKAITEPQIEQLEHELDAIRKQILLVTTNDVLGGRIVKTIGYVEALSATEAASDWEYRLAEKDALLRLARKALGIGANAVVGIRKINAHYDQAGSQWRVSRVAYCGTAVISAN, translated from the coding sequence ATGACCATCGCCGCCGCAACTCAGACAAGCAGTTTGCTTGGTGCATTACCGCTGTTCGCTTTACTGCTGGCGGGCATCGCCTTGCTGCGCTGGAATCGCAAATCCAAAGCCATTACGGAACCGCAGATCGAGCAACTTGAGCACGAGCTTGATGCGATCAGAAAACAGATATTGCTGGTCACGACGAATGACGTGCTAGGCGGTCGGATTGTCAAGACGATTGGGTACGTGGAGGCGCTTTCTGCGACAGAAGCAGCGTCCGACTGGGAGTATCGCCTCGCTGAAAAGGACGCGTTGCTCAGGCTGGCTCGGAAGGCGCTGGGGATCGGCGCAAATGCCGTCGTCGGCATCAGGAAGATCAACGCCCACTACGATCAGGCCGGATCGCAATGGCGGGTATCGCGAGTAGCCTATTGTGGGACCGCGGTCATCAGCGCGAACTAG
- a CDS encoding helix-turn-helix domain-containing protein: protein MSKLPAPGKKQPKPSLGNIKAVRLARGENQMQFWSRLGVTQSGGSRYEAGRGIPQPTGILAMLYLTGAIDDAALAKAKKAAKA from the coding sequence ATGTCCAAACTCCCCGCTCCCGGTAAGAAGCAGCCGAAACCCTCCCTGGGCAATATCAAAGCCGTGCGCTTAGCGCGTGGCGAGAACCAGATGCAATTCTGGAGTCGCTTAGGTGTCACCCAGAGTGGCGGTAGCCGCTATGAAGCCGGCCGCGGCATTCCCCAGCCCACTGGCATCCTTGCCATGTTGTACCTCACCGGAGCCATCGACGACGCGGCGCTTGCAAAGGCAAAGAAAGCAGCGAAGGCTTAA
- a CDS encoding conjugal transfer protein TraG N-terminal domain-containing protein codes for MYEVYAYWNVAELEAMFNAVASIMGSGDYLGLLRTMAIVGIIVVVIATLTGRERLDGMWKWLFFLAIFQSMLLIPKVTVTIVDRTGNEPPRAVANVPIGLGAFAFSMSKVGDWLTGAFETVFSLPDDVKFRKNGTLFGHRVLSERLAVKSGNPILTGNLLEFYRECVAPDLATGYIRMKEDIIAVNDVWASLNGKTNPARLVTLRDTTDPTVMTTVGCDVAYQSLTTQIVAESSRQITLLGSRLYPKMTQVDAGTAIVGSLATSTNYLLGVSASAQDAVKQAIVANFMIDAQYMLPAQLGDAASAQTNLAMAQSLRSTSDSYKLMARIAESTMPKVRNAIELVQYAIFPVFLLFVVLSGHQAGAIIKSYAASLFWIQLWAPLYAVMNFIITMYSRSQYTNGSAGSGLSIEQMSFLNTAIVSDQAIAGMLVISIPAIAAAIVKGGEVGLQSVAGLVAPPRDPEKIASALAMGNMQMGNASLNNVSHDSMKGLAVDMNPSLRQGMTNFQARGGFDYSHFSGGGFVVKQAKSDVRADMALNDSLGAAAKENYERSQQATQQQSAEYAESALAAVKQEAGFERSHAKGSSDTTGYRHGMGSSRNQEANETLRQVDQWARKLGVSEKVAMELMVGASMGMSTPKLLEIAGLRGGVEVSTKMRNSADSMRSLEEMAQFARESSFGKKVGTVLDNGWERNYRSTDEGKTAGSEGMRASLDHARQSRDAFSASMQETEGHRQMWELSHSGQLGSNLQLQDHFIKDFLLPKLEYNYEKFQGVMGDPHKLRPYIEEYTAQNYDRMLGEMAGQVPGAEAIQARHDANRAGVPGRDSVESAGGDYLGQVKGRAGRAGVTPQGRPSDQAMHTAMREFSRNAAEVDHRKEAAGQTHQENATPSNFRKLKPVSLVGKGAEVAEDVVDGVNRVATGVTGPNPGKYIQETLEGKHGK; via the coding sequence ATGTACGAGGTCTATGCCTATTGGAACGTCGCCGAGCTGGAGGCGATGTTCAACGCCGTCGCTTCCATCATGGGCAGTGGCGACTACCTCGGGTTGCTGCGCACCATGGCGATCGTGGGAATCATCGTCGTCGTCATCGCCACCCTGACCGGAAGGGAGCGATTGGATGGCATGTGGAAGTGGCTCTTCTTCCTCGCCATCTTCCAGTCCATGCTGCTGATTCCCAAGGTGACGGTGACCATCGTCGATCGTACCGGGAATGAGCCGCCGCGTGCGGTGGCCAATGTGCCGATTGGTCTGGGTGCTTTCGCGTTCAGCATGAGTAAGGTAGGGGACTGGCTGACCGGCGCGTTCGAGACGGTATTCTCGCTTCCTGACGACGTGAAGTTCCGCAAGAACGGCACCTTGTTCGGTCACCGGGTACTCTCCGAGCGTCTTGCCGTGAAGAGCGGCAATCCCATTCTGACTGGCAACCTGCTGGAGTTCTACCGGGAGTGCGTCGCGCCGGATCTGGCCACCGGCTACATCCGCATGAAGGAAGACATCATCGCGGTGAACGACGTTTGGGCCAGCCTGAACGGGAAGACCAACCCGGCGCGACTGGTGACCCTGCGCGATACGACGGACCCGACGGTGATGACTACGGTCGGCTGCGATGTCGCCTATCAGAGCCTTACCACCCAGATTGTTGCCGAGTCGAGCCGCCAGATCACCTTACTGGGTTCTCGCCTCTACCCGAAAATGACTCAGGTGGATGCCGGGACGGCCATTGTCGGTTCCCTGGCAACCTCGACCAACTATCTCCTAGGGGTTTCGGCTTCGGCACAGGATGCGGTCAAGCAGGCCATCGTCGCCAACTTCATGATCGATGCCCAATACATGTTGCCTGCGCAGTTGGGCGATGCCGCCAGCGCCCAGACCAATCTGGCGATGGCGCAGTCGCTTCGATCCACGAGCGACTCCTACAAGCTGATGGCGCGGATCGCCGAATCCACCATGCCCAAGGTGCGCAATGCCATCGAACTGGTCCAGTACGCCATCTTTCCGGTGTTCCTGCTGTTTGTGGTGCTCAGCGGCCACCAGGCCGGCGCCATCATCAAGTCCTACGCGGCCAGTCTGTTCTGGATTCAACTCTGGGCGCCGCTCTATGCGGTGATGAACTTCATCATCACGATGTATTCGAGAAGCCAATACACGAATGGAAGCGCTGGAAGCGGCTTGTCCATCGAGCAGATGAGCTTCCTCAATACGGCTATCGTCAGCGACCAGGCGATAGCGGGCATGTTGGTCATCTCGATTCCGGCCATCGCCGCCGCCATCGTGAAAGGTGGCGAGGTCGGTCTACAGTCAGTCGCCGGTCTGGTGGCGCCGCCGCGCGACCCGGAGAAGATCGCCAGCGCCTTGGCCATGGGCAACATGCAAATGGGCAACGCTTCCCTCAACAACGTCAGCCACGACTCCATGAAGGGACTGGCGGTCGATATGAACCCGAGCCTGCGGCAGGGTATGACCAATTTCCAGGCACGCGGGGGATTCGATTACAGCCACTTTTCTGGCGGCGGCTTCGTCGTCAAACAAGCGAAAAGCGATGTCCGCGCCGACATGGCGCTCAACGATTCCCTCGGCGCCGCGGCGAAGGAGAATTACGAGCGCTCGCAGCAGGCAACACAGCAACAATCCGCGGAGTACGCCGAAAGTGCTCTGGCGGCTGTCAAACAGGAGGCGGGGTTTGAACGAAGCCACGCCAAGGGCAGCAGTGACACCACAGGATACCGCCACGGCATGGGGTCGAGCCGGAATCAGGAGGCCAACGAAACCCTGCGCCAGGTCGATCAGTGGGCCAGAAAGCTCGGCGTCAGCGAAAAGGTCGCGATGGAACTGATGGTCGGCGCCTCGATGGGCATGAGTACGCCGAAGCTCTTGGAGATTGCCGGGCTTCGGGGTGGCGTGGAGGTGTCGACCAAGATGCGCAACTCCGCCGATTCGATGCGGTCCCTGGAGGAAATGGCCCAGTTCGCCCGCGAGTCGAGCTTTGGAAAAAAGGTCGGCACCGTGCTCGATAACGGCTGGGAGCGCAATTATCGAAGCACTGATGAGGGTAAGACGGCCGGCAGCGAAGGCATGCGGGCGTCGCTGGACCACGCCCGGCAATCGCGCGACGCCTTTAGTGCGTCAATGCAGGAGACGGAAGGGCATCGGCAGATGTGGGAGCTTTCGCATAGCGGTCAGCTTGGATCGAATCTTCAGCTCCAGGATCATTTCATCAAGGATTTCCTGCTGCCCAAGCTCGAATACAACTACGAAAAGTTTCAGGGGGTCATGGGCGATCCGCACAAGCTCCGGCCATATATCGAGGAATACACCGCGCAGAACTACGACCGGATGTTGGGCGAGATGGCCGGGCAGGTGCCGGGCGCTGAGGCGATCCAGGCGCGGCACGATGCGAACCGAGCTGGCGTGCCGGGTCGCGATTCGGTCGAATCGGCGGGCGGTGACTACTTGGGGCAGGTGAAGGGGCGAGCGGGGCGTGCTGGAGTCACTCCGCAAGGCCGACCGAGCGATCAAGCCATGCATACCGCGATGCGGGAGTTTTCCAGAAACGCGGCCGAGGTCGATCATCGGAAAGAAGCGGCAGGGCAAACCCATCAAGAAAATGCAACGCCATCCAATTTCCGCAAATTGAAGCCGGTCTCACTCGTCGGTAAGGGAGCAGAGGTTGCGGAGGATGTTGTTGACGGAGTAAATCGTGTGGCAACCGGCGTGACCGGGCCGAACCCCGGCAAATACATTCAAGAGACCCTCGAAGGAAAACATGGCAAGTAG
- a CDS encoding conjugal transfer protein TraH, protein MQDWFNDIGAYGNVTGPNVYRGQTMNFYTGGSLYMRTPVRNYQLASISPPSFSAGCGGIDLFAGSFSFINKEQFVALLRNIGNNAIGAAFNMALCSMSPDLCDLLKYLQDQASKMNNLNINSCQAAEGIVTAAGSMLTDKTQEKEGKTAGANLNMFGDVFESWDEWKKSSTTAKNIRTAAKNSSQGYRELFNPGNVVWRSLSRVSGVTDETRELLMSLTGTIIVTPPGENAAEKARWAYLPGGKLTFRQFVGDGGSTTVNLPGLKCGVDTAECMTPTFSESAFTVTPFSRQVRTRIAAMRDKIVNRDATGQNSLDTALIGNSSLPVWKMLAVSSSIPGGDRITEDYAQLIAVDVAYAYFTNLSKTLRGALQNETGKGGPDAVAASEKILVRLNEVEQEARDMLRAEYQKGMQVAEMSRSLQLLHQSLNAGMPTNIFQSMMVFNR, encoded by the coding sequence ATGCAGGACTGGTTCAACGACATTGGTGCCTACGGCAATGTGACCGGCCCCAACGTTTATCGCGGGCAGACGATGAATTTCTATACCGGGGGCAGTCTCTATATGCGCACCCCCGTGCGCAACTATCAGTTGGCGAGCATTTCGCCGCCGTCGTTCAGCGCCGGGTGCGGCGGGATCGATCTTTTCGCGGGATCGTTTTCGTTCATCAACAAAGAACAGTTCGTCGCGCTGCTGCGAAATATCGGCAACAACGCCATTGGCGCGGCTTTCAACATGGCCCTGTGCTCGATGTCGCCCGACCTCTGTGACCTTCTAAAGTACCTACAGGATCAGGCGTCGAAGATGAACAATCTCAACATCAATTCCTGCCAGGCAGCGGAAGGGATCGTCACTGCGGCGGGCAGCATGTTGACGGACAAGACCCAGGAGAAAGAGGGCAAGACCGCCGGCGCGAACCTCAACATGTTCGGGGATGTGTTCGAGTCCTGGGACGAGTGGAAGAAAAGCTCCACCACGGCCAAGAACATCCGCACGGCTGCCAAGAATTCCTCACAGGGATACCGGGAGCTTTTCAATCCGGGTAATGTCGTGTGGCGGTCTCTGTCCCGTGTCTCCGGTGTCACCGATGAGACCAGGGAACTGTTGATGAGCCTGACCGGCACCATCATCGTGACGCCGCCCGGCGAGAACGCCGCTGAGAAAGCCAGGTGGGCCTATCTGCCCGGCGGCAAGCTGACCTTCCGGCAGTTCGTTGGTGACGGCGGTTCGACGACCGTCAATCTGCCCGGCCTCAAGTGTGGCGTCGATACCGCGGAGTGCATGACGCCGACCTTTTCGGAAAGCGCTTTTACCGTGACGCCGTTCTCCCGGCAAGTCAGAACCCGGATCGCCGCCATGCGGGACAAGATCGTCAACCGGGACGCTACCGGGCAAAACAGTCTGGATACGGCGCTGATCGGCAATTCATCCCTTCCGGTCTGGAAGATGCTCGCGGTATCCAGCAGTATCCCTGGCGGTGACCGGATCACCGAAGACTACGCCCAGCTCATTGCCGTGGATGTCGCCTACGCCTACTTCACGAATCTCTCAAAGACACTCCGCGGTGCTCTACAGAACGAGACCGGGAAGGGCGGTCCCGATGCCGTCGCCGCTTCGGAAAAAATTCTCGTCCGACTCAACGAAGTGGAGCAGGAGGCGCGGGACATGCTGCGCGCCGAATACCAGAAGGGCATGCAGGTTGCCGAGATGAGCCGTTCGCTCCAGCTTCTGCATCAAAGCCTCAATGCCGGGATGCCGACCAACATCTTCCAGTCCATGATGGTCTTCAACCGGTAA
- a CDS encoding conjugal transfer protein TraF, protein MRSSLTFALLFVLCLFANAASADSGLEYDSIWRCDENRFNWYCDIPRDAETADHAVESPKPKAASEEDEAVAALKKLREDAEKKRALAIVKPTPENLKNYIVAQEALMDRASVFSDVWRRVIWANPELNYQLRNPSNNSAIQVRDTQRARKEAESMAGLAREWGLFFFFRSDCPYCHRMAPTLRFLSEQYGIAVFPISLDGRGLPEFPNPSRDNGMAASLGASVVPLVVLGNIKDRRLLPIGSGVLSAQEIVERIYILTQTRPGELY, encoded by the coding sequence ATGCGAAGTTCGCTCACGTTTGCTCTCCTGTTCGTACTTTGTCTCTTCGCCAATGCGGCGTCGGCGGACAGCGGCTTGGAGTACGACTCCATCTGGCGCTGTGACGAGAATCGCTTCAACTGGTATTGCGATATCCCACGGGATGCGGAGACGGCTGATCACGCCGTCGAAAGTCCAAAACCCAAGGCGGCTAGCGAAGAAGACGAAGCCGTCGCGGCCCTGAAGAAATTGAGAGAGGACGCGGAGAAGAAGAGGGCGCTCGCCATCGTCAAGCCGACGCCGGAGAACCTCAAGAATTACATCGTGGCGCAGGAAGCCCTGATGGACAGGGCTTCGGTGTTCTCGGACGTCTGGCGCCGCGTCATCTGGGCAAATCCGGAACTCAATTATCAGTTGCGGAATCCTTCCAACAATTCGGCCATCCAGGTGCGAGATACCCAGCGGGCACGCAAGGAAGCAGAGTCGATGGCGGGATTGGCGAGAGAGTGGGGGCTGTTCTTCTTCTTCCGGTCGGATTGCCCCTACTGCCATCGCATGGCACCGACGCTGAGGTTCCTCTCGGAGCAGTACGGGATCGCGGTGTTCCCCATCTCACTTGATGGCCGCGGATTGCCGGAGTTTCCCAACCCATCGCGAGACAACGGCATGGCCGCTTCGCTGGGCGCCAGTGTAGTACCGCTCGTGGTGCTGGGAAATATCAAGGATCGCCGGCTGCTGCCCATCGGCTCTGGCGTGCTCTCGGCCCAGGAGATCGTCGAGCGCATCTACATCCTGACTCAAACACGCCCCGGCGAACTTTATTGA
- the traC gene encoding type IV secretion system protein TraC encodes MSWSDALRVAFLPERTASADHLPRQLLREISQMPRLTGILPYLAWQEDVRLFALDQGGFGEREEHAIGFCIETLPQTGASDEMEKVLASLFVSCPPGTGIQISLYGSPHILPLLRAQSNLLPSSVAVDEPDCAERRHRNIFRLLARRRIDYYLKGTGQSIFGHQTYLLRDFRAVISITLPLDPESPADVDEALRIRESVHATLKSAHLPGRDWGPGDLLNFTADFFDHSRLFAGGAARPIEWNEDRPLRDQLSHLEIASRVGDGDVRFRKAGGDESVLQLFSVRQYPRYFRLSGMNYMIGDPYQLALSMPCPFLITMGAVSLDYESARTKAQMKAARATQSAGSYMAHFQPDLQERKRDWDMVLKTFDSGRTVVGMYHQIALVSKVEDASRSEHAVRAVWRARGFDLTKDFYLQHQALSAALPMTLTPGLQADLRQFGRINTKTADNAVMTSPLIAEWKGTQTPVMTLFGRRGQIIGFDLFDNTGGNFNFAVAALSGSGKSVFVNEMTYRYLGAGAKVWIIDVGRSYKNLCELLDGEFIEFSDERQNTICLNPFSMIIDISADMEMILPLIAQMASPREPLDNYSYTALGSAIKRVWDAKGRAATITDIYELLQTGRLSLEGEYERDLSRLATALEPYTRHGVYASYFEGEANIQFDKDFVVLELEELKSKKDLQSVVMQLIMYRITQEMYRDRSRRKLVIIDESWDLMGSGASGSFIEAGYRRARKYGGAFGTITQSVDDYYKNEATKAAINNADWLFLLRQKPENIERLGKEGKLSLDEWLKRQLASVSTEHGHFSEIYIHSPMGSGLGRLLLDPFSMLVYSTRAEDYEAIKRLREKGLSVSEAIEWLVIERESQ; translated from the coding sequence ATGAGCTGGTCCGACGCGCTTCGCGTGGCTTTCCTGCCGGAACGGACGGCGTCAGCCGACCATTTGCCCCGGCAATTGTTGCGGGAGATTTCGCAGATGCCGCGCCTCACCGGGATTCTTCCTTACCTGGCGTGGCAAGAGGATGTCCGGCTGTTCGCCCTGGATCAGGGCGGCTTCGGTGAGCGGGAAGAACATGCCATCGGCTTTTGTATCGAGACCCTGCCTCAGACCGGCGCCAGCGACGAAATGGAAAAGGTGCTCGCCAGCCTCTTCGTCTCCTGTCCGCCAGGGACGGGTATCCAGATTTCCCTTTACGGCAGCCCCCATATCCTTCCGCTGCTGCGGGCGCAGTCCAACCTCCTTCCATCTTCTGTTGCGGTCGATGAACCGGATTGCGCGGAACGACGTCACCGGAATATCTTCCGACTCCTTGCCCGCCGCCGCATCGACTATTACCTGAAGGGCACAGGCCAGTCGATCTTCGGTCACCAGACCTATCTGCTGCGGGATTTCCGTGCGGTGATCTCGATCACCTTGCCGCTCGATCCCGAATCTCCGGCAGATGTCGATGAGGCGCTACGCATTCGGGAAAGCGTTCACGCCACGCTCAAGTCGGCCCATCTGCCGGGGCGTGATTGGGGGCCGGGCGATCTGCTGAACTTCACGGCGGATTTCTTCGACCACTCCCGCCTGTTTGCGGGCGGCGCGGCGCGTCCCATCGAATGGAACGAGGATCGGCCGCTGCGCGACCAACTCTCCCATCTGGAAATCGCGTCCCGTGTGGGGGATGGGGACGTCCGCTTCCGCAAGGCCGGCGGCGACGAATCGGTACTGCAACTGTTCTCGGTGCGACAGTATCCGCGGTACTTCCGGCTTTCCGGCATGAACTACATGATCGGCGATCCCTACCAGCTCGCCTTGTCCATGCCGTGTCCCTTCCTGATCACGATGGGCGCCGTCTCGCTCGACTACGAGTCGGCACGAACCAAGGCCCAGATGAAGGCGGCGCGGGCAACGCAGAGTGCCGGCTCCTACATGGCGCACTTCCAGCCCGACCTTCAGGAGCGCAAACGCGATTGGGACATGGTGCTCAAAACCTTCGACAGCGGCAGGACGGTGGTCGGGATGTATCACCAAATCGCACTCGTCTCGAAAGTGGAGGATGCCTCGCGCAGCGAACACGCCGTGCGTGCCGTGTGGCGGGCACGAGGCTTCGACCTCACCAAGGACTTCTATCTACAGCATCAAGCCCTGTCGGCGGCGCTACCCATGACCCTGACGCCAGGGCTTCAGGCCGATCTGCGTCAGTTCGGGAGAATCAACACCAAGACGGCGGACAACGCGGTCATGACCTCGCCGCTGATCGCCGAATGGAAGGGGACGCAAACCCCGGTGATGACGCTATTCGGCCGGCGTGGGCAGATCATCGGTTTCGATCTCTTCGACAATACCGGCGGCAATTTCAATTTCGCCGTGGCTGCACTGTCGGGGTCCGGCAAGTCCGTGTTCGTCAATGAGATGACCTATCGCTACCTTGGCGCCGGCGCCAAGGTGTGGATCATCGACGTCGGCCGCTCCTACAAGAATCTGTGCGAGTTGCTGGATGGCGAGTTCATCGAGTTCTCGGACGAGCGGCAAAACACCATCTGCCTCAATCCCTTCTCCATGATCATCGACATCAGTGCCGACATGGAAATGATTCTGCCCTTGATCGCCCAGATGGCGAGTCCGCGCGAGCCGCTCGACAACTACAGCTACACGGCACTGGGGTCGGCCATCAAGCGGGTTTGGGACGCCAAGGGACGCGCCGCCACCATCACCGACATCTATGAACTGCTCCAGACCGGTCGCCTTTCTCTGGAGGGTGAGTATGAACGCGACCTCAGCCGCCTAGCTACGGCTCTGGAGCCCTATACCCGCCACGGCGTCTATGCGAGCTACTTCGAGGGTGAGGCCAACATCCAGTTCGACAAGGATTTTGTTGTCCTTGAACTTGAGGAACTGAAATCCAAGAAGGATCTCCAGTCGGTGGTGATGCAGCTCATCATGTATCGCATCACTCAGGAAATGTACCGCGATCGGTCCCGGCGCAAGCTCGTCATCATCGACGAAAGCTGGGATCTGATGGGCTCGGGCGCCAGCGGTAGTTTCATCGAGGCCGGCTATCGTCGCGCCCGCAAATACGGCGGCGCGTTCGGCACGATCACCCAGTCCGTCGACGACTACTACAAGAACGAAGCGACCAAGGCCGCCATCAACAACGCCGACTGGCTGTTTCTGCTGCGCCAGAAACCCGAAAACATCGAGCGCTTGGGCAAGGAGGGCAAGCTGTCCCTGGATGAATGGCTGAAGCGTCAGCTCGCTTCGGTCAGTACCGAGCACGGCCATTTCTCGGAAATCTACATCCACTCGCCGATGGGGTCGGGCCTGGGACGGCTCCTGCTCGATCCCTTCTCGATGCTGGTCTATTCCACCCGTGCCGAGGACTACGAGGCCATCAAACGCCTGCGAGAAAAGGGTCTATCGGTTTCGGAAGCCATCGAATGGCTTGTCATCGAACGCGAATCACAGTGA
- a CDS encoding TraV family lipoprotein produces the protein MRISAWIVIPLLLSLAGCAGTMTGLDGPGKFACKAPDGISCASLSGVYANAVQNNLPGQQPTVEAAKRKPAAPSITQQAPSSGEPIRSAQKVRRVWLAPWEDDEEVLHDQSYFYLVVDPGRWQVEHSQRKASEAYRPVMPPKVFAPAVPNAGERPTLRMERSNPSSPANAMFPQQGRENAATSGEGG, from the coding sequence ATGAGGATCAGTGCCTGGATTGTGATCCCGTTGCTGCTGTCTCTGGCCGGATGCGCGGGCACGATGACGGGGCTGGATGGGCCGGGGAAGTTTGCCTGCAAGGCGCCGGACGGTATTTCCTGCGCATCGCTCTCCGGCGTCTATGCAAATGCCGTGCAGAACAATCTGCCCGGCCAGCAGCCAACGGTGGAAGCCGCCAAGAGAAAGCCGGCGGCGCCGAGTATTACGCAACAGGCGCCCAGTTCCGGTGAGCCAATTCGCAGCGCCCAAAAGGTGCGGCGCGTCTGGCTGGCGCCGTGGGAAGACGACGAGGAGGTACTGCACGACCAGTCGTACTTCTATCTTGTCGTCGATCCGGGGCGCTGGCAGGTCGAGCATTCGCAGCGCAAGGCGAGCGAAGCCTACCGACCCGTCATGCCGCCGAAAGTCTTTGCACCTGCGGTGCCTAACGCCGGCGAGCGGCCGACGCTACGGATGGAGCGAAGCAATCCGTCTTCACCGGCCAATGCAATGTTTCCGCAGCAGGGTCGTGAGAATGCGGCCACCAGCGGGGAGGGCGGCTGA
- a CDS encoding DsbC family protein encodes MQFNQPRFKRLPMLFAWMLSMAAQADDGVGSLEKRLKDMYPATRIERVQASEIPTLFEVTMGKNSAYTDATGRYFVFGHLYDMKTQRDLTAERMEKQQRIDFAQLPLPDAIKTVRGKGERVLAVFSDPDCPYCKRLEAELDKLNNVTLYTFPYPLEGLHPEAVDKSVAVWCAPDRARAWADLIRTGKTPAKRKCDNPIERNIQLAQRLGIQGTPTLLSADGRMLPGAAPSERIEQWLAESRP; translated from the coding sequence ATGCAGTTCAATCAACCACGGTTCAAACGGCTGCCCATGCTCTTCGCATGGATGCTGTCGATGGCGGCGCAGGCCGATGACGGCGTTGGCAGCCTGGAGAAACGTCTCAAGGACATGTATCCGGCAACCCGGATCGAGCGCGTTCAAGCCTCGGAGATTCCGACTCTCTTTGAGGTGACGATGGGCAAGAACTCGGCCTATACGGATGCGACCGGGCGCTATTTCGTCTTCGGCCATCTCTACGACATGAAGACGCAGCGCGACCTGACGGCAGAGCGCATGGAAAAACAGCAGCGCATCGATTTCGCCCAGTTGCCGCTGCCCGATGCCATCAAGACGGTGCGCGGCAAGGGCGAGCGGGTGCTGGCGGTGTTCTCCGATCCAGACTGCCCTTACTGCAAGCGACTCGAAGCCGAGCTCGACAAACTGAACAACGTCACGCTCTACACCTTTCCTTATCCCCTGGAAGGTCTGCATCCCGAGGCCGTCGACAAGTCCGTTGCCGTTTGGTGCGCGCCGGATCGCGCCCGCGCCTGGGCCGATCTCATCAGAACCGGCAAGACGCCTGCGAAGCGGAAATGCGACAACCCGATCGAACGGAACATCCAGTTGGCGCAGCGATTGGGCATCCAGGGAACGCCGACCCTGCTGTCAGCCGACGGGCGCATGCTGCCGGGCGCTGCGCCCAGCGAACGCATTGAGCAATGGCTGGCTGAGAGTCGGCCATGA